A genomic segment from Lignipirellula cremea encodes:
- a CDS encoding tetratricopeptide repeat protein encodes MGKNRKKPDKLSPAERLQRARRELEKGRAKEALKEARLLFRQEPGEASRQFLEEAHVGRVEQLYAMRQFDDARTVLHELQQLQSSRPEIRQHVSRLQLVLGEGGQGALDLLERDPALLNKLTDEAVLDARCQAPEHPLVKPHLESVRQALQAVEQGDDEAAGIQLQAISRKSPLSDWKLLIRGLSAYYQNDDDRAAENWRRLDSQRPAWRIAQVLLFSGGQPPLETGPQGGPGFDVGRAARKVTESLEADPVFVLLQRMAIAWREEAWLGFFRDLSSLRSRFASTHSRQIEALVDLVRKRAIRNSDPKLLVKLMAAAPAPSWDPRWNLTQALVREENPDFVLALEGLRFMDAYLVDAATLPGFSEADRSLAAGLAHWHQASLLQAYLLFVSPPPDGSERGLVNPETNQTFAFEFERKLVRHFQQAVASSPLLKQAWYDWSEYHSLREETDLLIGVLLKMVEKHPDEVDAHSQLADLYQRRKQPERAAPHVQALLRLSPGSAASRALNWNQRCQMTSVLVAGGLWEEARQEMVDAVKNLPDGLEPYVALAIQAAIEIKAGEPAAAQAFIDAAVASMEEPLVVWLKLSHLAVQYGFPREIKKKYVDLFKQAVVKKPVLSSIVLAARFFYRLYLRGDTYSGQKTQEAAFLKYVKRSDPKTWARDDLACVLMYLSASKGNAKVRRQLGGEGRRRFPESAIFWYEQGILELEKGDDPRALANAGFYLSRAASMAESRSDLEDEMVLAKCPFLLQFIELRMDRLQDAYLFDDDYDD; translated from the coding sequence GTGGGGAAGAATCGCAAGAAACCGGACAAGCTCTCTCCCGCCGAGCGTTTACAGCGCGCCCGTCGGGAGCTGGAAAAAGGCCGAGCAAAAGAAGCACTCAAGGAGGCCCGGTTGCTGTTTCGCCAGGAACCGGGCGAGGCCTCCCGCCAGTTTCTGGAAGAGGCGCACGTCGGGCGGGTTGAACAGCTGTACGCCATGCGGCAATTTGACGACGCCCGCACGGTGTTGCACGAACTGCAGCAACTCCAGTCCTCGCGTCCCGAGATCAGGCAGCACGTGTCGCGGCTGCAGCTGGTCCTGGGGGAAGGCGGCCAGGGGGCGTTGGATCTGCTGGAACGCGATCCGGCCTTGCTGAATAAATTGACCGACGAGGCCGTGCTCGACGCGCGGTGCCAGGCGCCCGAGCACCCCCTGGTGAAACCGCACCTGGAGTCCGTCCGCCAGGCGCTGCAGGCGGTGGAACAGGGGGACGACGAAGCCGCCGGAATCCAGCTCCAGGCGATCTCGCGGAAGTCGCCGCTGAGCGACTGGAAACTGTTGATTCGCGGTTTGTCGGCTTATTACCAGAACGACGATGACCGCGCGGCCGAGAACTGGCGTCGCTTGGATTCGCAACGTCCGGCCTGGCGGATCGCCCAGGTCTTACTGTTTTCCGGTGGACAACCGCCGCTGGAAACGGGGCCCCAGGGCGGGCCCGGTTTCGACGTTGGCCGCGCCGCCCGCAAGGTGACCGAAAGCCTGGAAGCGGACCCGGTCTTTGTGCTGCTGCAGCGGATGGCGATTGCCTGGCGCGAGGAGGCGTGGCTGGGTTTCTTCCGGGATCTCTCGTCGCTTCGAAGTCGTTTCGCCAGTACGCACTCCCGCCAGATCGAAGCGCTGGTCGATCTGGTGCGAAAACGGGCGATCCGCAACAGCGACCCGAAGCTGCTGGTAAAGTTGATGGCGGCGGCGCCGGCGCCGTCCTGGGATCCTCGCTGGAATCTTACACAGGCATTGGTGCGCGAGGAGAACCCCGACTTTGTCCTGGCTCTCGAAGGGCTGAGGTTCATGGACGCGTATCTGGTCGATGCGGCGACCTTGCCCGGTTTCAGCGAGGCCGACCGCTCCCTCGCGGCGGGGCTGGCGCATTGGCATCAGGCGAGTCTTCTGCAGGCCTACCTGCTCTTTGTTTCGCCCCCTCCCGACGGATCCGAACGCGGTCTGGTCAATCCCGAAACGAACCAGACTTTCGCATTCGAATTTGAACGCAAGCTGGTCCGGCATTTCCAGCAGGCGGTGGCGTCCAGCCCCCTGCTGAAGCAGGCCTGGTATGACTGGTCCGAATATCATTCCTTGCGGGAAGAGACGGATCTGCTCATCGGCGTGCTTTTGAAGATGGTCGAAAAACACCCGGACGAAGTGGATGCCCATTCCCAGCTGGCGGACCTCTATCAGCGGCGAAAGCAGCCGGAACGGGCCGCGCCGCACGTGCAGGCCCTGCTGCGGTTGAGCCCGGGCAGTGCCGCGTCCCGGGCGCTGAACTGGAACCAGCGATGCCAGATGACCAGCGTGTTAGTCGCCGGCGGACTGTGGGAGGAGGCGCGGCAGGAAATGGTCGACGCGGTCAAAAATCTGCCGGACGGATTGGAACCATATGTCGCGCTGGCGATCCAGGCTGCGATCGAAATCAAAGCCGGGGAGCCGGCGGCCGCCCAGGCGTTTATCGACGCTGCCGTCGCCTCGATGGAGGAGCCGCTGGTGGTCTGGCTGAAGTTGAGCCACCTGGCGGTGCAGTATGGATTTCCGCGCGAGATAAAAAAGAAATACGTCGATCTTTTCAAACAGGCGGTCGTGAAGAAACCGGTCCTTTCCAGCATCGTCCTGGCGGCCCGGTTCTTTTATCGCTTGTACCTGAGGGGCGATACGTACTCCGGACAGAAAACGCAGGAGGCCGCTTTCCTGAAGTATGTGAAGCGAAGCGATCCAAAGACGTGGGCCAGAGACGATCTGGCATGCGTGCTCATGTATCTGTCGGCGTCCAAAGGCAATGCGAAAGTCCGACGCCAATTGGGCGGCGAGGGCAGACGCCGGTTTCCCGAGAGTGCGATTTTCTGGTACGAACAGGGAATCCTGGAACTGGAAAAAGGGGACGACCCCCGTGCCCTGGCCAACGCGGGGTTCTATCTGTCCAGGGCGGCTAGTATGGCGGAATCGCGGAGCGATCTCGAAGACGAAATGGTGCTGGCGAAATGCCCTTTCCTGCTGCAATTCATTGAGTTGCGAATGGACCGTCTTCAGGACGCGTATCTTTTCGACGATGATTACGACGACTAA